CATTCGCTTGCGAATGTAGCCCTCCTAAACCATCACCGAGTCCTCACAAACCGCCTAAACATCCCGTCAAACCGCCTAAACCACCAGCAGCCAAACCACCAAAACCACCGGCAGTAAAACCTCCTAAACCCCCCACCAAACCTCCCACCCTTAAACCACACCCCCACCCTAAACCTCCCACTAAACCCCCCACCGTTAGACCACACCCACACCCTAAGCCCCCTACCAAACCTCATCCCATCCCAAAACCGCCCACCGTTAAACCACCACCCTCCACCCCCAAACCGCCCACAAAACCACCCACCGTTAAACCGCCTCCATCCACCCCTAAGCCGCCCACCAAACCACCCACCGTCAAACCACCACCCTCCACCCCAAAACCGCCCACCAAGCCACCCACCGTCAAACCACCTCCGTCCACCCCTAAACCACCTACCCACAAGCCACCAATAGTGTGCCCACCGCCAACACCAACACCAACCCCACCTGTTGTAACGCCACCAACACCACCAACACCAACTCCACCAGTCGTTACGCCACCAACACCAGCTCCACCTGTTGTAACGCCACCAACACCAACACCACCGGTCGTAACGCCACCGACACCAACCCCTCCTGTCGTAACACCACCAACACCACCGGTCGTAACGCCACCGACACCAACCCCTCCTGTCGTAACACCACCAACACCACCGGTCATAACGCCACCGACACCAACCCCTCCTGTCGTAATACCTCCAACACCACCGGTCGTAACGCCACCGACACCAACCCCTCCTGTCGTAACACCACCAACACCAACTCCACCTAAGCCAGAAACATGCCCAATCGACACGTTGAAGCTAGGCGCTTGTGTAGACGTTCTTGGAGGTTTGATTCACATCGGGCTTGGTGGAAGTAGCGCCAAGAAAGAGTGTTGTCCGGTTTTGGGAGGCTTAGTTGACTTAGACGCAGCTGTTTGTCTATGTACCACCATTAAAGCCAAACTTCTCAACCTCGACCTTATTATCCCCATTGCTCTTGAGCTTCTTATCGACTGTGGAAAGACTCCGCCACCTGGCTTCAAATGTCCCTCTTAATGAATGAAGTGTCTCTCTAtcgtgtttttctttctttctttcaagaATTTGTTAGTTTGATAATCTCTTGGGTGAGGTTAATTTGCGTGTGTGGGACCTTTAATCACTTGTTTTGTTGTACAATAAAAGGCTATGTAAAACGGTATAATTATCTTTCAACAAAAACaagtttatatctcaataaaaGGCTATGTAAAAGGTTTCAGTATCTTTAACCGTAGGACCGCGAAAATCCTGATTGAAAAGCACGAAACAGAAATCGATATAAACGGTAAGATGaagatacaaaatatttaagaaatcgTTTAGGAAATAGATGAATTCACGTAGTCGAGATTTGATATATTTCCTTAACTCAATAAATCGCCCGTATTGTGTGACAGTTTGAATGCAGTCTATGATCCGTCTATGACGGTTCCCAAACCCAACTCGCGGATCATCTCCTCTAGATCCGTCTCGAGCCGAAGTCTCCGTATAGGGTGCGATGGTAACCTTCAGCCACTCATTGTAGAATAGGCTGTCAAAGTCGTCCCACGCATCTTTGATTTCGCGGTGGGTATGCATTTGATGTCCTTGACGGCAGCGTGAGGGTCGGCATAATGCTCAAAGGTCCCAAGGGGTTCTCCTTCATTTTCCCTCGACCAAGGATCTCGGTCGGTTTccggaggtggtggtggtgcgcTGGAACTGCTAGGACGATCAAAATGTCTCTTGGTTCTCCTCTCTTTGTCGGTCATCTGCAAACAAAGACCACAAGAGGAAATTGCAAAATTAGCGAGGAGGAAGAAACGATgatcgatatcgatcgatacatgAGTGTCGACATCGATCGTCAGCTTGAGTGAACCATTGACCGACATGGATAtcgtgttgtcgatcgacggttcaTTGCGAAACCTGTAAAAATTCAACCTTTGCAATTTGATTCCATATAACACAATGGTTACACAATTCAGTATATATCTCGTTTCCCATTGATCTAACAGTCCTAATATTGTTAGATTGAGCCACAATTCAGAGTTTTAGTTCATCTCAAGTATCCACCTAGAAAGCTTTAaagtttgaaaattttgaagtcATACCTTGTAGATCGGTTGATTGAGTGAACTAAATAGATAGAGAAGTGATAATCAAGTGGATTAGGCTCAAGAACTGCTAAAACGGATGAgaatgatatcactcaaattaccctaaggagtgactttactctctcaaataagagattcagttgtagtacttagggatcgaatccacagagagctaggacacacaaaagatctaatagttatatcattaagctaggctaataggtttaaagcagtaaatatagatagcaaagcagtaaataaagcagtaaacaagttgaacaagacaattgttcagcttggcagagagttgtttgatggaaggatggtttgctagatctaggatttctattcaggaaatcaggattataatgatatagagacTTAAgcaagatattatagaactcaatGATTAGAATAACCGATCATCTCTCGATTTCTAGATTATCTATTACTACATCCAAGACCTTCAACTCTCGATGTCAAATCTTAgaaagcgtcgatcgatgtctctaTAAGAGCATCGACCGATACGCCTTTCgtcgtgtcgatcgatatctcattaggagaatcgatcgacacgctTCTTGTAAGCGTTTAGCGTGGGTTGATTAAATGTTCACTAGGATTTCTAGATCAACTCTCGTTTGTTTCTATCAATCCTAGCTCAAAGAAGTCAAGTCAGATAAAACCCCAAGCTTTCGCTTGTGCTTAATAAATCTATGATCAAGTTCAAGTTAATTACTCAAGAACAAGCAATAAGAACATACtcaatgatgaatatcacaacttagcaattccATATTTGGGGCTAATCTCACATAACctaaataaaccctaaatctaaaaggtggatctattcagacatgaagtttgtcacaaaaatcatagatgaatagatataaatctgcaatagatataaaaccaaaaccaatggagttctaGGAGGAGTCTGAAGGAGTTCTTCCCTTATCTCCTAACCTAAAACAAGAATTAAAGAAAGCTTAGATAGCgaagccgtcaacaatggcttataaataacataaatagggtttctggtcgtctaagagtattctggtaatttgagGTTGCTTATGGGCTTCAGCGGTCACAAAATATGCTCAGcacatattctggcatcactgtcgatcgacaccaatgctgtttcatcgatcgtcagtccttcatctcctcgacagcttcctctcgcgaggcagactgaccacgcTTCAGTAAAACGGACATAACCTCTACTACAGGATGATGATTGACCTAAACCCGGCGGCATTGGAAAGATAACTCAAAGATAtatcttttttataaatatgggctcaatctaatggtgggaaggtctccatccatagctaaataTCTGACgtgtctgtgcagttctgcacctcaaaagactccaaaatcaccatatttctccagaacgtacctgaacctgtaaatactctaaaaagactccaaaaaataataattatatcttaaaaaacttatatacaatggctgaaagtgggtaaaatccatggtatatcagagaaacaagaga
This region of Brassica napus cultivar Da-Ae chromosome C5, Da-Ae, whole genome shotgun sequence genomic DNA includes:
- the LOC106439813 gene encoding 36.4 kDa proline-rich protein, whose product is MGSHTQNLSFLILLLLGFLAVSFACECSPPKPSPSPHKPPKHPVKPPKPPAAKPPKPPAVKPPKPPTKPPTLKPHPHPKPPTKPPTVRPHPHPKPPTKPHPIPKPPTVKPPPSTPKPPTKPPTVKPPPSTPKPPTKPPTVKPPPSTPKPPTKPPTVKPPPSTPKPPTHKPPIVCPPPTPTPTPPVVTPPTPPTPTPPVVTPPTPAPPVVTPPTPTPPVVTPPTPTPPVVTPPTPPVVTPPTPTPPVVTPPTPPVITPPTPTPPVVIPPTPPVVTPPTPTPPVVTPPTPTPPKPETCPIDTLKLGACVDVLGGLIHIGLGGSSAKKECCPVLGGLVDLDAAVCLCTTIKAKLLNLDLIIPIALELLIDCGKTPPPGFKCPS